In the genome of Drosophila subpulchrella strain 33 F10 #4 breed RU33 chromosome 2L, RU_Dsub_v1.1 Primary Assembly, whole genome shotgun sequence, one region contains:
- the LOC119547084 gene encoding membrane metallo-endopeptidase-like 1 → MKWIIFLWFVSIVSASRLPNGELDSNTRLLNNIFNSQNNQANVCTNYARHACGNYARAHFNDPFPNMDQMLNHKMNKKLIQLMEELDQSSQTPDFNETSVEAKVLRFYRNCREAPPETRKIEHYLKLVPPSERLSWPPLTPPNTSWNKDHFMWMETLAHLHWYGLTNVLINTRISYNWQNSAEALLILDSSFPGIHLGKAQRVLRTLRVPSEKIHNLLRKFKRLDTDVQNLSEQYNLRRQIMSVDRLNSATGYDWQRFIEIIVGTQIQPNFRVEVKNLAYLTGLTRLLDSYDAELVAYYLMSQLAIFLQTDTMGGEDPLYCIQDVRRNMYVASNLLYKERFLKTLPIYTREVEEVFDEIRYQLLRKIERNRLGLNAEQKKMISRKVQNTVLNIGNMPKGQDHRSFADHHYEGLDIPSTDLDFAREHIKMIKFRTGKEHGPLHLPALNSEDGFHMPNYYATSIGPYNHRIANVIILPYAYLQEPIIVPDSHDVFKFSLLGFVLGHELMHAVDSNNIVYDGHGNINEIGFGIGKLPRFEEGLECMHISSDKLSERMADIGGLELAHSAYFKSTKIRNPIDFTNELSAEHIFFLNMAQFFCSDGFPEYDAEHDPDMMRLSLVLMGAAPFHQAFGCHRYEPPCQLW, encoded by the coding sequence ATGAAGTGGATTATTTTTCTGTGGTTCGTTTCAATTGTATCTGCATCTCGACTTCCAAATGGAGAGCTCGATTCCAACACCCGTCTATTGAACAACATATTCAATAGTCAAAATAACCAGGCGAATGTCTGCACCAATTACGCCAGGCACGCTTGCGGTAATTACGCGCGGGCCCACTTTAACGACCCTTTTCCGAATATGGACCAAATGCTGAACCACAAGATGAATAAGAAACTCATCCAACTGATGGAGGAACTGGATCAGAGCTCCCAGACGCCGGACTTCAACGAGACGAGTGTGGAAGCGAAGGTCTTGCGATTCTACCGCAACTGCCGAGAGGCCCCTCCAGAAACGCGTAAGATAGAACATTATTTGAAACTGGTTCCTCCGAGCGAGAGGCTCTCCTGGCCCCCGTTGACCCCCCCTAATACTTCCTGGAACAAGGATCACTTCATGTGGATGGAAACCCTGGCACACTTACACTGGTACGGCCTCACCAACGTTCTAATTAATACACGGATCTCGTACAATTGGCAGAACAGCGCGGAAGCTCTACTGATCCTCGATAGTTCTTTTCCTGGAATCCATTTGGGGAAAGCTCAACGAGTTCTTCGTACCCTGAGAGTGCCGTCGGAGAAGATTCACAATCTCTTGCGAAAGTTCAAAAGGCTGGATACTGATGTACAGAATCTTTCAGAGCAATACAACCTAAGAAGGCAAATCATGAGCGTAGATCGTCTGAACAGCGCAACAGGTTACGATTGGCAGAGATTCATCGAGATAATAGTTGGCACACAGATTCAACCCAACTTCCGGGTGGAAGTCAAGAACTTGGCCTACCTCACGGGCCTTACGCGACTTTTAGACTCCTATGACGCCGAGCTAGTGGCTTACTATTTAATGAGTCAGCTTGCCATCTTTCTACAGACGGACACAATGGGGGGTGAAGATCCCTTATACTGCATACAGGATGTGCGCCGCAACATGTACGTGGCCTCGAACCTACTCTACAAGGAACGCTTCCTAAAGACGCTGCCAATATACACAAGGGAAGTTGAAGAGGTCTTCGACGAAATTCGCTACCAGTTGCTACGGAAAATCGAACGCAATCGCCTTGGACTGAACGCTGAGCAGAAGAAAATGATCTCCAGGAAGGTACAAAATACTGTCCTCAATATTGGTAATATGCCTAAGGGTCAAGATCACCGGAGCTTCGCCGATCATCACTATGAGGGTCTGGACATCCCATCGACGGACCTCGACTTTGCTCGGGAACACATCAAGATGATAAAGTTCCGCACCGGAAAGGAGCACGGGCCTCTTCACCTTCCAGCTCTGAATTCCGAAGACGGTTTTCACATGCCCAACTACTACGCCACAAGCATCGGTCCTTACAATCATCGCATAGCGAATGTTATTATACTGCCATACGCTTATCTGCAGGAGCCGATCATCGTACCCGATAGCCACGATGTTTTCAAGTTCAGCCTCTTGGGATTTGTCCTTGGCCATGAGCTGATGCACGCCGTCGACAGCAACAATATCGTGTATGATGGCCATGGAAACATTAACGAAATAGGATTTGGAATCGGGAAATTGCCCCGCTTTGAGGAGGGATTGGAGTGCATGCATATCAGTTCGGACAAACTCTCCGAACGAATGGCAGATATTGGGGGTCTCGAACTCGCCCACTCCGCCTACTTCAAAAGCACTAAAATTAGAAACCCCATAGACTTCACCAACGAACTCTCTGCTGAACATATCTTCTTCCTAAATATGGCACAGTTTTTCTGCTCAGATGGCTTTCCGGAATACGATGCAGAACATGACCCAGACATGATGCGTTTGTCGTTAGTTTTGATGGGTGCCGCCCCGTTCCACCAGGCTTTTGGATGTCATCGCTATGAACCTCCGTGCCAGTTGTGGTGA